In Bradysia coprophila strain Holo2 unplaced genomic scaffold, BU_Bcop_v1 contig_24, whole genome shotgun sequence, one genomic interval encodes:
- the LOC119078037 gene encoding serine/threonine-protein kinase PAK 1 — protein MSKGFKSLFSKRQSNKDNERQISEIGLPTNVVHDIHVSKNHMTGDLEGLPKAWLRIMDSQITQDEQTKNPDAAYQAVRFYNYSIKKKDNPEPFKPFITEEAIHEESEEIDKYVTAKSAHKSVESLESGEDSSSEAPEAPPPIPQKKAMTLPPKPAIMPKPKAVSQHVKFNQGLEDLRIISEIEDTVAPADTEEGLILRAKDKRQPKSDQQVYAELRKICNLDDPTRRYETKLEVGKGASGVVFIALDKYNDTKVAVKTIDLKSQSSKELILNEIRVLKDFNHKNLVNFLDAYFIEPENQLWVILEYMDGGPLTDVVTETVMKERQIAAVCREVLNAISFLHTKGIIHRDIKSDNILLGLDGAVKVTDFGFCANIEGDEKRQTMVGTPYWMAPEVVTRKQYGKKVDIWSIGIMAIEMIDGQPPYLNQTPLRALYLIAANGRPDIKDWAKLSPNLQDFLDRCLQVEVDVRASADELLKHPFLEDCMELRTLTPLIKAARRILKRD, from the coding sequence ATGTCGAAAGGTTTCAAAAGTTTGTTTAGTAAACGGCAAAGCAATAAAGACAATGAACGTCAAATATCAGAAATCGGCCTTCCCACCAATGTTGTTCATGATATACACGTCTCCAAAAACCATATGACAGGCGATTTGGAAGGCCTGCCGAAAGCATGGCTCAGGATAATGGACTCACAGATCACCCAAGATGAACAGACAAAAAATCCGGATGCGGCCTATCAGGCGGTTCGATTTTATAATTATTCGATCAAGAAAAAAGACAATCCGGAACCGTTCAAACCGTTCATTACCGAGGAGGCAATACACGAAGAATCAGAGGAGATCGACAAATATGTTACGGCAAAAAGTGCTCACAAGAGTGTAGAGTCATTAGAAAGTGGCGAAGACAGTTCGTCGGAAGCACCGGAAGCACCCCCACCGATACCCCAAAAGAAAGCAATGACACTTCCACCGAAACCAGCTATTATGCCAAAACCGAAAGCTGTGAGCCAACACGTCAAGTTCAATCAAGGATTAGAAGACTTAAGGATAATAAGCGAAATTGAGGATACAGTGGCGCCAGCTGACACTGAAGAAGGACTGATTCTTCGAGCCAAGGACAAACGTCAACCGAAATCGGACCAGCAAGTCTATGCGGAATTAcgaaaaatttgcaatttggATGATCCCACACGCAGATACGAAACGAAATTGGAAGTGGGAAAAGGTGCATCGGGCGTTGTGTTCATCGCATTGGACAAATACAATGATACGAAAGTTGCCGTGAAAACGATCGATCTGAAAAGTCAATCGTCGAAGGAACTGATTCTGAATGAGATTCGTGTCCTGAAGGACtttaatcataaaaatttggtcaaCTTTTTGGACGCATACTTCATCGAACCGGAAAACCAACTGTGGGTCATATTAGAATACATGGATGGTGGACCGTTAACTGATGTCGTTACCGAAACCGTGATGAAAGAACGTCAAATTGCAGCCGTCTGCCGAGAAGTGCTAAACGCAATTAGTTTCCTCCACACCAAAGGAATCATTCACCGTGACATCAAAAGTGACAACATTCTGCTGGGTCTTGACGGAGCAGTCAAAGTTACCGACTTCGGTTTTTGTGCAAATATCGAAGGTGACGAGAAACGACAGACTATGGTTGGAACACCATATTGGATGGCTCCGGAAGTGGTGACACGGAAGCAGTACGGGAAAAAGGTGGACATCTGGTCGATTGGCATTATGGCTATCGAAATGATTGACGGTCAGCCACCATATCTCAATCAAACACCACTTCGAGCACTCTACTTGATCGCAGCGAATGGGCGACCTGACATTAAAGATTGGGCAAAATTATCGCCAAATTTGCAAGATTTCTTGGATCGATGCTTGCAGGTTGAGGTCGATGTACGGGCAAGTGCCGATGAATTGTTGAAACATCCGTTTTTGGAAGACTGTATGGAATTGAGAACGTTGACACCGCTGATAAAGGCTGCCAGACGAATTTTGAAACGGGATTAA
- the LOC119078040 gene encoding fibrinogen alpha chain-like isoform X3 yields MSNRKFMPEGPQFWDSQLIPTVDPHIDSLMRSTAYLINTMHRLEVKFDRVFDAANFEENVAHDVMDKLRLIYKYIKGSSTNDCQTDCSPSVNEMPQNNFMRELVDAVKYSNENIMRVANNFDMVMESGKRSMQSLEKVAETVQDIKERTIRIQQTSSGQFSGGSSHLYRDETASRVNPSVMNTRLNEGSNNYEIAERNKKISTTDQSTQHLITQTNHDSTDRRKTSNDNNNPSGASTSPAYESSAGAIHNWSRNSQANFNNYEEQTGNTDRGHQFGTGTLTNYETKGRDNHNITENQNVGHNRSSYEERRKNFKESETFNHNTMPIVSKPIVPEVNSWSSYETFVGESNQSQKIGYNNNDRIGIQQTEHSNASKGNVAFIGNKPPVQSSSRSTFESGNGSGSWNSHTSSNQEIKSDVAQANSYESTVNEIFDQNFVASNKTNNDSGTARQGQNYASKSNVELTENENVSRTSYDSRGSAVIDLNGNPVVTSTKAHYESGKTEERSHFDNRNSYTSSGTKETEVADQETSIVAPSTSNDSISVRKITTTTTTTTAKPQITTTTAKPQESVNTANSERTYRHLRKDAKRVTFEPGKRNCHELTVKRNGIYKFGSLNEVANDGNRFFYERYCDFYTDNRAWTVIQRRFADYNEENFNRSWTDYKHGFGSLDEEFWFGNDFIHRLTFDDDVELRILLEDEDGKTNWVEYSVFKMKSEQDNYKLVISGYSSGSVEDTLIYHNDQEFSTYDHLNGNSQQTSCVSSIGNGWWFKNCSDKDILGNFLGSTSTKMMIRPKK; encoded by the exons ATgtcaaatagaaaattcatGCCGGAAGGGCCACAG ttttggGATAGTCAATTGATTCCAACAGTGGACCCGCATATCGATTCGCTAATGAGGAGCACCGCTTATCTAATTAACACTATGCACCGTCTGGAGGTCAAGTTCGATCGAGTTTTTGATGCAGCAAATTTTGAGGAAAACGTTGCTCATGATGTGATGGACAAATTGCGTCTAATCTACAAATACATCAAAGGTTCATCGACCAATGACTGCCAAACGGATTGTTCACCGTCAGTAAACGAAATGCCGCAGAATAATTTTATGAGAGAGTTGGTAGATGCGGTCAAGTACTCTAACGAAAATATCATGAGAGTGGCTAACAATTTTGACATG GTAATGGAAAGCGGTAAGCGATCAATGCAATCATTGGAAAAAGTTGCTGAAACCGTTCAAGATATCAAAGAGCGTACTATTCGCATTCAACAAACATCGTCTGGTCAATTTTCAGGTGGATCGTCCCACCTGTATAGAGACGAAACTGCTAGCAGAGTAAATCCGTCCGTTATGAACACAAGACTCAATGAAGGATCGAATAATTATGAGATCGCTGagcgcaataaaaaaatttcgacaaCGGACCAATCCACACAACATCTTATAACGCAGACGAATCATGATTCAACAGATAGAAGGAAAACTTCCAACGACAATAACAACCCTAGTGGTGCTTCCACGAGTCCCGCATATGAATCAAGTGCTGGTGCGATCCACAATTGGAGTAGAAATTCACAGGCCAATTTTAACAATTATGAGGAACAAACTGGAAATACTGATCGAGGACATCAGTTTGGAACAGGAACACTGACGAATTACGAGACCAAAGGACGTGATAATCACAACA TCACAGAAAATCAGAATGTTGGTCACAATCGAAGCAGTTATGaggaaagaaggaaaaatttcaaagaaagtGAGACCTTTAACCACAATACAATGCCCATTGTGTCAAAGCCAATTGTACCGGAAGTCAATAGTTGGAGTTCATACGAAACGTTTGTTGGAGAGTCAAACCAAAGCCAGAAAATTGGTTACAACAATAACGATCGAATAGGAATACAACAGACAGAGCATAGCAATGCCTCGAAAGGAAATGTTGCCTTTATAGGCAACAAACCTCCAGTTCAGTCGTCTTCAAGGTCAACTTTCGAATCGGGGAATGGGAGCGGTAGTTGGAATTCGCACACATCTTCAAACCAAGAAATAAAATCAGACGTAGCACAGGCTAATAGTTACGAATCGACCGTTAACGAGATATTTGACCAAAACTTCGTTGCTTCCAACAAAACGAATAATGACAGTGGAACTGCACGACAAGGTCAAAATTATGCATCAAAATCAAATGTCGAATTGACGGAAAACGAGAACGTTAGTCGGACAAGTTACGATTCGAGAGGAAGTGCAGTCATCGACCTTAATGGAAATCCCGTTGTAACATCTACGAAGGCACATTACGAGTCTGGAAAAACGGAAGAACGTAGCCACTTCGACAATAGAAATTCTTACACTTCCTCCGGAACAAAGGAAACGGAAGTTGCTGACCAGGAGACTAGTATTGTTGCTCCATCCACCTCAAATGATTCGATTTCTGTTCGTAAAATCACCACCACCACAACGACAACAACAGCCAAACCACAAATCACTACGACAACAGCCAAACCACAAGAAAGTGTAAACACAGCCAATTCAGAAAGGACATACCGACATTTGCGGAAAGACGCGAAACGAG TAACGTTCGAGCCAGGCAAACGCAACTGCCACGAGCTAACAGTAAAACGAAATGGAATCTACAAATTCGGTTCGCTGAACGAAGTAGCGAACGATGGAAATCGATTCTTCTATGAGCGATATTGTGATTTCTACACCGACAATCGTGCTTGGACAGTCATTCAACGACGCTTCGCTGACTATAATGAGGAAAATTTCAACAGAAGTTGGACAGACTACAAGCATGGATTTGGCAGTCTGGACGAAGAGTTTTGGTTCGgaaacgatttcatccaccGGCTAACATTTGACGACGATGTCGAGTTGCGAATACTTTTGGAAGATGAAGATGGAAAAACCAACTGGGTGGAATACTCTGTGTTCAAAATGAAGTCTGAACAGGACAACTATAAATTGGTTATCAGTGGCTACAGTAGCGGTTCTGTCGAAGACACTTTAATTTACCATAATGATCAAGAGTTTAGCACATACGATCACCTAAATGGCAATAGTCAGCAAACGTCTTGTGTATCGTCGATCGGAAACGGATGGTGGTTTAAGAA TTGTTCGGATAAAGACATTTTGGGCAATTTTCTTGGCAGTACGTCGACAAAGATGATGATTCGtccgaaaaaataa
- the LOC119078040 gene encoding GATA zinc finger domain-containing protein 14-like isoform X1: MSNRKFMPEGPQFWDSQLIPTVDPHIDSLMRSTAYLINTMHRLEVKFDRVFDAANFEENVAHDVMDKLRLIYKYIKGSSTNDCQTDCSPSVNEMPQNNFMRELVDAVKYSNENIMRVANNFDMVMESGKRSMQSLEKVAETVQDIKERTIRIQQTSSGQFSGGSSHLYRDETASRVNPSVMNTRLNEGSNNYEIAERNKKISTTDQSTQHLITQTNHDSTDRRKTSNDNNNPSGASTSPAYESSAGAIHNWSRNSQANFNNYEEQTGNTDRGHQFGTGTLTNYETKGRDNHNSKSFVASTTPEYESNQNRNSFTKSTEAVTENQNVGHNRSSYEERRKNFKESETFNHNTMPIVSKPIVPEVNSWSSYETFVGESNQSQKIGYNNNDRIGIQQTEHSNASKGNVAFIGNKPPVQSSSRSTFESGNGSGSWNSHTSSNQEIKSDVAQANSYESTVNEIFDQNFVASNKTNNDSGTARQGQNYASKSNVELTENENVSRTSYDSRGSAVIDLNGNPVVTSTKAHYESGKTEERSHFDNRNSYTSSGTKETEVADQETSIVAPSTSNDSISVRKITTTTTTTTAKPQITTTTAKPQESVNTANSERTYRHLRKDAKRVTFEPGKRNCHELTVKRNGIYKFGSLNEVANDGNRFFYERYCDFYTDNRAWTVIQRRFADYNEENFNRSWTDYKHGFGSLDEEFWFGNDFIHRLTFDDDVELRILLEDEDGKTNWVEYSVFKMKSEQDNYKLVISGYSSGSVEDTLIYHNDQEFSTYDHLNGNSQQTSCVSSIGNGWWFKNCSDKDILGNFLGSTSTKMMIRPKK; the protein is encoded by the exons ATgtcaaatagaaaattcatGCCGGAAGGGCCACAG ttttggGATAGTCAATTGATTCCAACAGTGGACCCGCATATCGATTCGCTAATGAGGAGCACCGCTTATCTAATTAACACTATGCACCGTCTGGAGGTCAAGTTCGATCGAGTTTTTGATGCAGCAAATTTTGAGGAAAACGTTGCTCATGATGTGATGGACAAATTGCGTCTAATCTACAAATACATCAAAGGTTCATCGACCAATGACTGCCAAACGGATTGTTCACCGTCAGTAAACGAAATGCCGCAGAATAATTTTATGAGAGAGTTGGTAGATGCGGTCAAGTACTCTAACGAAAATATCATGAGAGTGGCTAACAATTTTGACATG GTAATGGAAAGCGGTAAGCGATCAATGCAATCATTGGAAAAAGTTGCTGAAACCGTTCAAGATATCAAAGAGCGTACTATTCGCATTCAACAAACATCGTCTGGTCAATTTTCAGGTGGATCGTCCCACCTGTATAGAGACGAAACTGCTAGCAGAGTAAATCCGTCCGTTATGAACACAAGACTCAATGAAGGATCGAATAATTATGAGATCGCTGagcgcaataaaaaaatttcgacaaCGGACCAATCCACACAACATCTTATAACGCAGACGAATCATGATTCAACAGATAGAAGGAAAACTTCCAACGACAATAACAACCCTAGTGGTGCTTCCACGAGTCCCGCATATGAATCAAGTGCTGGTGCGATCCACAATTGGAGTAGAAATTCACAGGCCAATTTTAACAATTATGAGGAACAAACTGGAAATACTGATCGAGGACATCAGTTTGGAACAGGAACACTGACGAATTACGAGACCAAAGGACGTGATAATCACAACAGTAAGTCGTTTGTTGCATCTACGACACCAGAATACGAATCGAATCAAAATCGAAATTCTTTTACGAAATCGACTGAAGCAGTCACAGAAAATCAGAATGTTGGTCACAATCGAAGCAGTTATGaggaaagaaggaaaaatttcaaagaaagtGAGACCTTTAACCACAATACAATGCCCATTGTGTCAAAGCCAATTGTACCGGAAGTCAATAGTTGGAGTTCATACGAAACGTTTGTTGGAGAGTCAAACCAAAGCCAGAAAATTGGTTACAACAATAACGATCGAATAGGAATACAACAGACAGAGCATAGCAATGCCTCGAAAGGAAATGTTGCCTTTATAGGCAACAAACCTCCAGTTCAGTCGTCTTCAAGGTCAACTTTCGAATCGGGGAATGGGAGCGGTAGTTGGAATTCGCACACATCTTCAAACCAAGAAATAAAATCAGACGTAGCACAGGCTAATAGTTACGAATCGACCGTTAACGAGATATTTGACCAAAACTTCGTTGCTTCCAACAAAACGAATAATGACAGTGGAACTGCACGACAAGGTCAAAATTATGCATCAAAATCAAATGTCGAATTGACGGAAAACGAGAACGTTAGTCGGACAAGTTACGATTCGAGAGGAAGTGCAGTCATCGACCTTAATGGAAATCCCGTTGTAACATCTACGAAGGCACATTACGAGTCTGGAAAAACGGAAGAACGTAGCCACTTCGACAATAGAAATTCTTACACTTCCTCCGGAACAAAGGAAACGGAAGTTGCTGACCAGGAGACTAGTATTGTTGCTCCATCCACCTCAAATGATTCGATTTCTGTTCGTAAAATCACCACCACCACAACGACAACAACAGCCAAACCACAAATCACTACGACAACAGCCAAACCACAAGAAAGTGTAAACACAGCCAATTCAGAAAGGACATACCGACATTTGCGGAAAGACGCGAAACGAG TAACGTTCGAGCCAGGCAAACGCAACTGCCACGAGCTAACAGTAAAACGAAATGGAATCTACAAATTCGGTTCGCTGAACGAAGTAGCGAACGATGGAAATCGATTCTTCTATGAGCGATATTGTGATTTCTACACCGACAATCGTGCTTGGACAGTCATTCAACGACGCTTCGCTGACTATAATGAGGAAAATTTCAACAGAAGTTGGACAGACTACAAGCATGGATTTGGCAGTCTGGACGAAGAGTTTTGGTTCGgaaacgatttcatccaccGGCTAACATTTGACGACGATGTCGAGTTGCGAATACTTTTGGAAGATGAAGATGGAAAAACCAACTGGGTGGAATACTCTGTGTTCAAAATGAAGTCTGAACAGGACAACTATAAATTGGTTATCAGTGGCTACAGTAGCGGTTCTGTCGAAGACACTTTAATTTACCATAATGATCAAGAGTTTAGCACATACGATCACCTAAATGGCAATAGTCAGCAAACGTCTTGTGTATCGTCGATCGGAAACGGATGGTGGTTTAAGAA TTGTTCGGATAAAGACATTTTGGGCAATTTTCTTGGCAGTACGTCGACAAAGATGATGATTCGtccgaaaaaataa
- the LOC119078040 gene encoding fibrinogen alpha chain-like isoform X2, protein MSNRKFMPEGPQFWDSQLIPTVDPHIDSLMRSTAYLINTMHRLEVKFDRVFDAANFEENVAHDVMDKLRLIYKYIKGSSTNDCQTDCSPSVNEMPQNNFMRELVDAVKYSNENIMRVANNFDMVMESGKRSMQSLEKVAETVQDIKERTIRIQQTSSGQFSGGSSHLYRDETASRVNPSVMNTRLNEGSNNYEIAERNKKISTTDQSTQHLITQTNHDSTDRRKTSNDNNNPSGASTSPAYESSAGAIHNWSRNSQANFNNYEEQTGNTDRGHQFGTGTLTNYETKGRDNHNTVTENQNVGHNRSSYEERRKNFKESETFNHNTMPIVSKPIVPEVNSWSSYETFVGESNQSQKIGYNNNDRIGIQQTEHSNASKGNVAFIGNKPPVQSSSRSTFESGNGSGSWNSHTSSNQEIKSDVAQANSYESTVNEIFDQNFVASNKTNNDSGTARQGQNYASKSNVELTENENVSRTSYDSRGSAVIDLNGNPVVTSTKAHYESGKTEERSHFDNRNSYTSSGTKETEVADQETSIVAPSTSNDSISVRKITTTTTTTTAKPQITTTTAKPQESVNTANSERTYRHLRKDAKRVTFEPGKRNCHELTVKRNGIYKFGSLNEVANDGNRFFYERYCDFYTDNRAWTVIQRRFADYNEENFNRSWTDYKHGFGSLDEEFWFGNDFIHRLTFDDDVELRILLEDEDGKTNWVEYSVFKMKSEQDNYKLVISGYSSGSVEDTLIYHNDQEFSTYDHLNGNSQQTSCVSSIGNGWWFKNCSDKDILGNFLGSTSTKMMIRPKK, encoded by the exons ATgtcaaatagaaaattcatGCCGGAAGGGCCACAG ttttggGATAGTCAATTGATTCCAACAGTGGACCCGCATATCGATTCGCTAATGAGGAGCACCGCTTATCTAATTAACACTATGCACCGTCTGGAGGTCAAGTTCGATCGAGTTTTTGATGCAGCAAATTTTGAGGAAAACGTTGCTCATGATGTGATGGACAAATTGCGTCTAATCTACAAATACATCAAAGGTTCATCGACCAATGACTGCCAAACGGATTGTTCACCGTCAGTAAACGAAATGCCGCAGAATAATTTTATGAGAGAGTTGGTAGATGCGGTCAAGTACTCTAACGAAAATATCATGAGAGTGGCTAACAATTTTGACATG GTAATGGAAAGCGGTAAGCGATCAATGCAATCATTGGAAAAAGTTGCTGAAACCGTTCAAGATATCAAAGAGCGTACTATTCGCATTCAACAAACATCGTCTGGTCAATTTTCAGGTGGATCGTCCCACCTGTATAGAGACGAAACTGCTAGCAGAGTAAATCCGTCCGTTATGAACACAAGACTCAATGAAGGATCGAATAATTATGAGATCGCTGagcgcaataaaaaaatttcgacaaCGGACCAATCCACACAACATCTTATAACGCAGACGAATCATGATTCAACAGATAGAAGGAAAACTTCCAACGACAATAACAACCCTAGTGGTGCTTCCACGAGTCCCGCATATGAATCAAGTGCTGGTGCGATCCACAATTGGAGTAGAAATTCACAGGCCAATTTTAACAATTATGAGGAACAAACTGGAAATACTGATCGAGGACATCAGTTTGGAACAGGAACACTGACGAATTACGAGACCAAAGGACGTGATAATCACAACA CAGTCACAGAAAATCAGAATGTTGGTCACAATCGAAGCAGTTATGaggaaagaaggaaaaatttcaaagaaagtGAGACCTTTAACCACAATACAATGCCCATTGTGTCAAAGCCAATTGTACCGGAAGTCAATAGTTGGAGTTCATACGAAACGTTTGTTGGAGAGTCAAACCAAAGCCAGAAAATTGGTTACAACAATAACGATCGAATAGGAATACAACAGACAGAGCATAGCAATGCCTCGAAAGGAAATGTTGCCTTTATAGGCAACAAACCTCCAGTTCAGTCGTCTTCAAGGTCAACTTTCGAATCGGGGAATGGGAGCGGTAGTTGGAATTCGCACACATCTTCAAACCAAGAAATAAAATCAGACGTAGCACAGGCTAATAGTTACGAATCGACCGTTAACGAGATATTTGACCAAAACTTCGTTGCTTCCAACAAAACGAATAATGACAGTGGAACTGCACGACAAGGTCAAAATTATGCATCAAAATCAAATGTCGAATTGACGGAAAACGAGAACGTTAGTCGGACAAGTTACGATTCGAGAGGAAGTGCAGTCATCGACCTTAATGGAAATCCCGTTGTAACATCTACGAAGGCACATTACGAGTCTGGAAAAACGGAAGAACGTAGCCACTTCGACAATAGAAATTCTTACACTTCCTCCGGAACAAAGGAAACGGAAGTTGCTGACCAGGAGACTAGTATTGTTGCTCCATCCACCTCAAATGATTCGATTTCTGTTCGTAAAATCACCACCACCACAACGACAACAACAGCCAAACCACAAATCACTACGACAACAGCCAAACCACAAGAAAGTGTAAACACAGCCAATTCAGAAAGGACATACCGACATTTGCGGAAAGACGCGAAACGAG TAACGTTCGAGCCAGGCAAACGCAACTGCCACGAGCTAACAGTAAAACGAAATGGAATCTACAAATTCGGTTCGCTGAACGAAGTAGCGAACGATGGAAATCGATTCTTCTATGAGCGATATTGTGATTTCTACACCGACAATCGTGCTTGGACAGTCATTCAACGACGCTTCGCTGACTATAATGAGGAAAATTTCAACAGAAGTTGGACAGACTACAAGCATGGATTTGGCAGTCTGGACGAAGAGTTTTGGTTCGgaaacgatttcatccaccGGCTAACATTTGACGACGATGTCGAGTTGCGAATACTTTTGGAAGATGAAGATGGAAAAACCAACTGGGTGGAATACTCTGTGTTCAAAATGAAGTCTGAACAGGACAACTATAAATTGGTTATCAGTGGCTACAGTAGCGGTTCTGTCGAAGACACTTTAATTTACCATAATGATCAAGAGTTTAGCACATACGATCACCTAAATGGCAATAGTCAGCAAACGTCTTGTGTATCGTCGATCGGAAACGGATGGTGGTTTAAGAA TTGTTCGGATAAAGACATTTTGGGCAATTTTCTTGGCAGTACGTCGACAAAGATGATGATTCGtccgaaaaaataa
- the LOC119078043 gene encoding fibrinogen beta chain-like translates to MEVPLILLCAVLIVCAFPVAHGGNDLNGEENDMTIVESAPSRSNILVHNTFHLPPMDQTFHIPPMDQMRSPEMIEESEFTDPTIIRKPVNDHYSFHSDGMRMLEGKIDFLVKSNHHILSILNALEYRINQTLDPTNRFDIRSTKQPSSTIDLMDNLEVMNLLNNIHQFIISSNSKTKQSDILEADQIQVIKDFVSVIESERKSTGHATPSTPSSVNQVLANSWKTIQYLEKVSGTVQDIDERTVRMFDKSCRQDQKLTYDNRYDDCICDNGSVGRKQYENGRYERTYGSMKRDTSRVIFEPNKYNCHDLQIRRNGIYKFASLDEVSNEAGRFLYERYCDFSTAGGAWTVIQRRFMNEQQENFNRSWLDYKLGFGDLDKEFWFGNDFIHKLTFDEDVELRVVLEDARGRKGWAEYSLFKVDSEEYNYNLIIGGYRGTIQDGLLYHNDQEFSTYDRQNDNNENVSCASSYGNGWWFNNCTQAVSGDYRGITWENWLGSNFLKSSKMMIRPKGLWSNSDSSEEGYIYTSNGMDP, encoded by the exons ATGGAAGTTCCATTAATTTTACtg TGTGCTGTATTAATAGTGTGTGCGTTTCCGGTGGCCCACGGCGGAAATGATCTCAACGGTGAAGAAAATGATATGACAATAGTTGAGTCGGCACCATCTAGAAGCAATATATTGGTTCACAACACATTCCACTTACCACCGATGGATCAAACATTCCATATACCACCAATGGATCAAATGAGATCACCAGAAATGATTGAAGAATCGGAATTTACA GATCCTACGATAATACGGAAACCAGTTAACGATCACTACAGCTTTCATTCTGATGGTATGAGAATGTTGGAGggcaaaatcgattttttggtCAAAAGCAATCATCATATATTGAGCATCCTGAACGCTTTGGAATACAGAATCAATCAGACCTTAGATCCAACTAACCGATTTGATATACGATCCACTAAGCAACCGAGTAGTACTATCGATCTGATGGACAATCTTGAGGTAATGAACTTGTTGAACAATATTCATCAGTTCATCATCTCGTCGAATAGCAAAACCAAACAGTCGGACATTTTGGAAGCGGATCAGATTCAAGTcattaaagattttgtttcggtAATTGAAAGCGAAAGGAAAAGTACCGGACATGCAACACCGTCGACGCCTAGCTCTGTTAATCAG GTGCTCGCAAACAGTTGGAAAACAATTCAATATTTGGAGAAGGTATCTGGAACAGTTCAAGACATCGACGAACGTACGGTTCGTATGTTTGATAAATCTTGCCGCCAAGATCAAAAATTAACATATGACAACCGATATGATGATTGTATCTGTGATAACGGTTCGGTTGGCAgaaaacaatatgaaaatggTCGATACGAAAGGACGTATGGCAGTATGAAAAGGGATACCAGTCGAG TGATTTTCGAACCAAACAAATACAACTGCCACGACCTTCAAATACGAAGAAACGGAATCTACAAATTTGCCTCGCTGGACGAGGTGAGTAATGAAGCGGGTCGCTTTCTGTACGAACGGTATTGCGATTTTAGTACAGCCGGCGGTGCATGGACCGTTATTCAGCGGCGTTTTATGAACgaacaacaagaaaatttcaacagaaGCTGGCTAGACTATAAGCTTGGCTTCGGCGATTTGGACAAAGAATTTTGGTTCGgcaacgatttcatccacaagCTAACATTCGACGAAGACGTCGAGTTGCGTGTGGTTTTAGAAGATGCTCGTGGCAGAAAAGGATGGGCCGAATATTCCCTGTTCAAAGTTGACTCCGAAGAATATAATTACAATTTGATAATTGGCGGCTACCGTGGCACTATTCAAGATGGTCTGCTGTATCACAACGATCAGGAGTTTAGTACGTACGATCGGCAGAATGacaataatgaaaatgtgtcCTGTGCGTCGTCGTATGGAAACGGATGGTGGTTCAATAA TTGTACGCAAGCAGTCAGTGGAGACTACAGGGGTATCACATGGGAGAATTGGCTGGGCAGTAATTTCTTGAAGTCGTCCAAAATGATGATTCGACCAAAAGGTTTGTGGAGCAACAGTGATAGCAGTGAGGAGGGGTACATTTATACCAGTAATGGAATGGATCCTTAG